The proteins below come from a single Pseudomonadota bacterium genomic window:
- a CDS encoding tartrate dehydrogenase, producing MHRIAVIPGDGIGKEVVPEGIRVIEAVGKRFGIECKWEFFPWGCEYYASHGEMMPSDGLKTLKGFDAIYLGAVGAPDVPDHISLWGLLIPIRRTFCQYVNLRPVRLLKGIISPLRDKRPEDIDFCVVRENNEGEYSNVGGKMYIGTEQEMVIQASIFTRKGVERIIRFAFELAKKRPKKHVTSATKSNGIVFTMPYWDEIFREISQQYPGIKADQYHIDGLTAAIVSHPERFDVLVGSNLFGDILSDLGPALAGSLGIAPSGNLNPERDFPSMFEPVHGSAPDIAGKGIANPIGQIWSGAMMLDHLGYSDAAKMIEKAIEIVLANKNIKTPDLGGTATTEELGRTIAEVAKELCE from the coding sequence ATGCATAGGATAGCCGTTATTCCTGGGGATGGTATCGGGAAAGAAGTAGTACCCGAGGGTATCAGGGTCATTGAAGCTGTTGGAAAAAGGTTTGGTATCGAATGTAAATGGGAATTTTTTCCATGGGGCTGTGAATATTACGCATCACATGGTGAGATGATGCCCTCCGACGGATTAAAAACATTAAAAGGATTCGATGCTATCTATCTTGGTGCTGTGGGGGCTCCTGATGTGCCCGATCATATTTCCCTGTGGGGTTTACTCATCCCAATACGAAGGACATTCTGTCAATACGTAAACCTGAGGCCGGTAAGGCTCCTGAAGGGTATTATAAGCCCGTTGAGGGATAAAAGGCCTGAAGATATAGACTTCTGTGTAGTAAGAGAAAACAATGAGGGGGAATACTCTAATGTAGGTGGAAAGATGTATATCGGAACTGAGCAGGAAATGGTGATACAGGCATCTATCTTTACCCGTAAGGGCGTTGAAAGGATAATACGGTTTGCCTTTGAGCTGGCAAAAAAACGACCAAAAAAACATGTCACATCAGCGACGAAGTCGAACGGAATTGTATTTACTATGCCTTACTGGGATGAAATATTCAGAGAAATATCTCAACAATACCCCGGGATAAAAGCCGACCAGTACCACATAGACGGCCTCACAGCAGCCATTGTATCCCATCCTGAGAGGTTCGATGTTCTTGTGGGAAGTAATCTCTTTGGCGACATTCTTTCGGATCTTGGACCGGCTCTTGCAGGAAGCCTTGGTATTGCTCCATCAGGGAACCTGAACCCTGAACGGGATTTCCCGTCCATGTTTGAGCCTGTCCATGGTTCTGCTCCCGATATAGCAGGTAAGGGCATTGCCAACCCTATCGGTCAGATATGGTCAGGCGCCATGATGCTTGACCATCTTGGTTATAGTGATGCAGCAAAGATGATTGAAAAGGCAATCGAGATAGTGCTGGCCAACAAAAACATTAAAACCCCTGACCTCGGGGGGACGGCAACCACAGAGGAGTTGGGGAGAACTATTGCAGAAGTGGCTAAAGAATTATGTGAATGA
- a CDS encoding anion permease — MNGKERSVEARIVRGIIVIIIGLIIWYSPIPTGVKKEAWHLLAIFVATIFGLILTPLPMGGVVIIGVMMTAFTGVLKIGTALSGFANSTVWLIVTAFLVARGFISTGLGRRVAYMFIRAFGRKTLGLAYAVVASELVLSPAMPSNTARAGGIIYPIVRALSNTFGSEPGETARKIGAFLMIMEYQATVITSAMFMTSMAPNPLIAELAMKTANIPITWGMWALAAIVPGILSLIIVPYLLYKIYPPEIKATPEAVAMAHNELEKMGPMKRTEKIMLFVFFLILALWVTGQWNKIDATTVAFLGVGVMLVTRVIRWDDVLAEKGAWDALIWFGGLVMMAGQLNALGFMKWFAVAVGGATGGLAWFTVLIILMLVYFYAHYGFASTTAHTTAMYVPFLTVAIAANVPPYLAALTLGFFTALNAGITHYGTGPAPIYFNAGYLDQKTWWILGLIISFVNIAIWIGIGFPWWKVLGLW; from the coding sequence CCATCTTCGTGGCTACCATCTTCGGTTTGATTCTGACTCCCCTCCCCATGGGGGGCGTGGTCATCATTGGAGTGATGATGACTGCCTTCACCGGAGTCCTCAAGATTGGGACGGCTCTTTCGGGCTTTGCCAACAGCACGGTCTGGTTGATCGTCACGGCCTTTTTGGTCGCCCGGGGTTTCATCAGCACAGGTCTGGGAAGGAGGGTTGCCTACATGTTCATCCGGGCCTTCGGCCGCAAGACTCTGGGCCTGGCTTACGCCGTGGTGGCCAGCGAGCTGGTTTTATCCCCGGCCATGCCTTCAAACACAGCCCGGGCCGGGGGAATTATTTATCCAATTGTCCGGGCTCTTTCGAACACTTTTGGATCCGAACCGGGAGAAACCGCCCGGAAGATCGGTGCTTTCCTGATGATAATGGAGTATCAGGCCACAGTCATCACTTCGGCCATGTTTATGACTTCCATGGCCCCTAACCCGTTGATTGCCGAGCTAGCCATGAAGACCGCGAATATTCCGATCACTTGGGGGATGTGGGCCCTGGCGGCCATTGTCCCGGGCATCCTATCGCTCATCATCGTTCCTTACCTCCTTTACAAGATTTATCCCCCGGAGATTAAAGCTACACCTGAAGCCGTGGCGATGGCCCACAATGAGCTGGAAAAGATGGGGCCCATGAAGCGGACTGAAAAGATTATGCTCTTTGTTTTTTTCCTCATCCTGGCATTATGGGTAACGGGGCAATGGAACAAGATTGATGCCACCACGGTAGCTTTCCTTGGGGTGGGCGTCATGCTGGTGACGCGAGTGATCCGCTGGGATGACGTTTTGGCCGAGAAGGGAGCTTGGGATGCCCTTATCTGGTTTGGCGGCTTGGTCATGATGGCCGGTCAACTGAACGCTCTCGGCTTTATGAAATGGTTTGCCGTAGCCGTCGGAGGAGCCACTGGGGGATTGGCGTGGTTTACGGTCTTGATCATCCTCATGCTGGTCTACTTCTACGCCCATTATGGTTTTGCCAGCACCACTGCCCACACCACAGCCATGTATGTTCCTTTCTTGACGGTAGCCATTGCTGCCAATGTTCCCCCCTACCTGGCGGCCCTGACATTGGGATTCTTTACCGCGCTCAATGCCGGGATTACGCATTACGGAACGGGACCTGCGCCGATTTACTTTAATGCGGGTTATTTGGACCAGAAAACATGGTGGATATTGGGACTGATCATCTCCTTCGTCAACATTGCCATCTGGATAGGCATCGGTTTCCCTTGGTGGAAGGTTCTGGGATTGTGGTAA
- the argJ gene encoding bifunctional glutamate N-acetyltransferase/amino-acid acetyltransferase ArgJ, whose translation MISGIEFSGIASGIKGPGLDLGLVLFKEGMNALSLYTRNRVKAAHILYNRRIEHNPIRAILVNSGCANACTGKEGVSDLQIIGNKLSSLLKIRKEEILFASTGVIGRRLPADKIIRSLPALLKGLKETHVESFAKAIMTTDTHPKIVSETFQGKKRYNIVGIAKGSGMINPLFATMLAFIFTDYPARPDKIKRGFLNSAKETFERITVDGECSTNDTVMLFTKRGEEDPKGLDTFKDKLYSVMKELSMMVVRDGEGATRVIHILVNGAEKKEIAEKIARRIATSLLTKTAFFGCDPNWGRIIAAVGDANVPVQPSKIEVIMQGELLVKNGIEVPFNEEYLKKLMNKKDIELVVNLHNGKASYDMFTTDLTYDYIKINASYRS comes from the coding sequence ATGATTTCCGGTATTGAATTTTCAGGCATAGCATCCGGTATTAAGGGTCCAGGGCTCGATCTGGGGCTTGTCCTTTTTAAGGAAGGTATGAATGCTTTATCACTATATACGAGAAACAGGGTAAAAGCCGCTCATATCCTGTATAACAGGAGAATAGAGCATAATCCCATAAGGGCAATACTCGTAAACAGTGGATGTGCTAATGCATGTACAGGAAAAGAGGGCGTATCAGATCTCCAAATAATTGGCAATAAGCTTTCTTCTTTGCTTAAGATCAGGAAAGAAGAGATTCTTTTTGCATCAACCGGTGTAATAGGGAGAAGGCTACCAGCCGATAAGATTATTCGTTCTTTGCCGGCCCTTTTAAAAGGCCTCAAAGAGACACACGTGGAGTCCTTTGCAAAGGCTATCATGACAACAGATACCCATCCAAAGATTGTGAGTGAAACCTTCCAGGGGAAAAAGAGGTACAACATCGTAGGGATTGCAAAGGGTTCAGGCATGATAAATCCACTTTTTGCAACGATGCTTGCCTTCATCTTCACAGACTATCCTGCCCGACCTGACAAGATAAAAAGGGGATTTTTAAACTCAGCAAAGGAAACATTTGAACGAATAACGGTGGATGGCGAGTGCAGCACCAACGATACAGTGATGCTCTTCACAAAAAGGGGCGAGGAAGACCCTAAAGGGCTTGATACCTTCAAGGATAAACTCTATTCCGTTATGAAGGAGCTCTCCATGATGGTTGTGAGAGATGGAGAGGGCGCAACAAGGGTTATCCATATACTGGTGAATGGAGCGGAAAAAAAGGAGATAGCCGAGAAGATAGCGAGGAGGATCGCAACCTCATTGCTCACCAAAACCGCATTTTTTGGATGCGACCCGAACTGGGGAAGGATCATAGCGGCAGTTGGCGATGCTAATGTTCCTGTGCAGCCATCAAAGATTGAGGTTATCATGCAGGGGGAACTACTTGTAAAGAATGGAATTGAAGTACCCTTTAATGAAGAATATCTGAAAAAACTGATGAATAAAAAGGACATAGAGCTCGTTGTAAATCTCCATAACGGAAAGGCCTCCTACGACATGTTTACCACTGACCTCACCTACGACTACATCAAGATAAACGCATCGTATAGAAGCTGA